ATCTCGTAACAAATATTATGACATTCAAAAGATatgttttttggtttaaaatctttttttgtttttcgGTTTAAGAAGGTTGTAATGAGCGTAGTGAAACCAGTGAtagcaatgagcgtcgtaaaaggctgtttttctagtagtgtgtatGAATTTGCAAATTTAGAAAGTTCCAGAATATGTAATCAAGTCgataactttatggatttatctAGTCAGATTCCTGCTAGATACTCTGCTCCGATTAATCACCTTGCTTCAGGTAATTTGTTAGACTTTATAAATCCATAAACTTTATCCTTTAATTACTGTTTACATTCTTTAATTTGTATTTTCAGCTTCAGCTTTAAACACAGCTGGAAAAGGGCAATTTTTGAGGCGATGTAACTACCCACCTATATCTAACTTTCATTCACCAATCATGGGTTCACGGCATGGTCAATGCATGGTCAACACACACTCAGCTAATCTTCCTTTGGGATGTAATAATTTTGTTGTTTCACATGGCCATGAAGATATGCAGGCTCTTCAAAAAGTGTATCTTGAAGCACTGCTTGCTCAACATAACCAACAATACAGTTCACCACTTTTTGGAAGATCTGGAAGCTTAAATCATCTATATGGGAATCCCACATATAATCATGGCATTCCATATCACGGAAACTTACTTGAAAATTCTACACGTTCAACAGTTGGATCCAGACAGTTGTCACAACAATTTGCTCCTGCTTTTAGAAATTCAGTGGGTGGAGTTTCTGGATCTTGGAATCCGGAAGGTGATATGAGCTTAGATAGAAGATATGTTTCTTCATTGTTGGATGAGCTCAAGAACAACAAAAACAAGTCTTTTGAACTCTCTGATGTTGTGGATCATGTGATTGAGTTTAGGTATGCAAACTAAGCCTTACTCTTATTCATTCATATTCAGTTATGACTTATGCGTCATTGACTctgttctttttcttttttccctTTTATGTTATAGTACCGATCAATATGGAAGCAGGTTTATTCAGCAGAAGCTTGAATCGGCCACAGTTGAAGAAAAGAATATAATATTTCCCGAAATTGTCCCTCATACACGTAGTTTGATGACTGATGTGTTTGGAAATTATCTCATACAAAAGGTACATTCATTATCCTTTCATGTCTAATTCTTTCACAGTGTTGTATACTTAAACATTTTGTACATACACTTTCAGTTCTTTGAGCATGGGACCAAAAGTCAAAGAAGGGAGTTAGCTGGTCAACTCATTGGTCATGTTTTGCCTCTTAGCCTTCAAATGTATGGTTGCAGAGTTATTCAGAAggtagatttttttttatttgtcaaAAAGCACATAATCTTTCTTAAAGATCAGTCATCCCATATTGATGAATAATTCATAACATGGATTTATACTCAGGCATTAGAGGTTGTTGAAGTTGATCAACAGACAGAAATGGTGGCTGAGCTTGATGGTTCAATCATGAAATGTGTTCGTGATCAGAATGGTATTCATGTAATCCAGAAATGTATTGAATGTGTGCCTCAAGATCGTGTTCAGTTTATAGTTTCTTCTTTCTTTAGACAAGTTGTTTCTCTTTCATCACATCCTTATGGATGTCGAGTCATTCAggtaaaacatatattttttaaaaaaataataactttcattatctatttttttcttcttcttcttatatgTGAAATGAACAGAGGGTATTGGAGCACTGTGATGATCGAAATACACAAGCTGTAATGGATGAAATCATGAACTCGGTTTGTACTCTAGCACAAGACCAATATGGAAATTATGTTATTCAGGTACTCACTCACTCACCTTTtgaatatatatctatatatatatatatatatatatatatatatatatatatatatgtcgagTCATTCAggtaaaacatatattttttaaaaaaataataactttcattatctatttttttcttcttcttcttatatgTGAAATGAACAGAGGGTATTGGAGCACTGTGATGATCGAAATACACAAGCTGTAATGGATGAAATCATGAACTCGGTTTGTACTCTAGCACAAGACCAATATGGAAATTATGTTATTCAGGTACTCACTCACTCaccttttgaatatatatatatatatatatatatatatatatatatatatatatgtttttatttgtGATTTGAGATTGAATTAATTGATATAATATTATTGTTTGATTATAATTAGCATGTCCTACAACATGGTAAACGCCATGAGCGATTAGCTATCATCAACAAGATTGCAGGAGAAACAGTGAAGATGAGTCTGCAAAAGTTTGCTT
The genomic region above belongs to Lactuca sativa cultivar Salinas chromosome 4, Lsat_Salinas_v11, whole genome shotgun sequence and contains:
- the LOC111920599 gene encoding pumilio homolog 4, translated to MSVVKGCFSSSVYEFANLESSRICNQVDNFMDLSSQIPARYSAPINHLASASALNTAGKGQFLRRCNYPPISNFHSPIMGSRHGQCMVNTHSANLPLGCNNFVVSHGHEDMQALQKVYLEALLAQHNQQYSSPLFGRSGSLNHLYGNPTYNHGIPYHGNLLENSTRSTVGSRQLSQQFAPAFRNSVGGVSGSWNPEGDMSLDRRYVSSLLDELKNNKNKSFELSDVVDHVIEFSTDQYGSRFIQQKLESATVEEKNIIFPEIVPHTRSLMTDVFGNYLIQKFFEHGTKSQRRELAGQLIGHVLPLSLQMYGCRVIQKALEVVEVDQQTEMVAELDGSIMKCVRDQNGIHVIQKCIECVPQDRVQFIVSSFFRQVVSLSSHPYGCRVIQRVLEHCDDRNTQAVMDEIMNSVCTLAQDQYGNYVIQHVLQHGKRHERLAIINKIAGETVKMSLQKFASNVVEKCLTYGSPDERQLLVNEMLGSADENEPLQVTMMKYPFGNYVVQKVLETCDDQTCELILYILDIFPLFKSFIKFSLLDTELAERMRDLNLLSNSHFWR